One window from the genome of Halobellus ruber encodes:
- a CDS encoding heavy metal translocating P-type ATPase, with translation MSDHHGHHDEHAPHQKPTDRECPCCRVCECYRDESDEEASSHEGHHGGGGHDHGGIVDHSGHEQMFKRRFVVCFLLALPVLYYSSMLQEWFGYTAVQFAGSAFVGPVLGVIIFAYGGVPFLRMGAVEARNREPGMMLLISLAITVAFVYSLAAVAFEIGEPFFWELVTLVVIFLLGHWIEMRSVRRASGALDELADLMPATAERIDESGDTEEVSVDDLSEGDLVLVRPGANVPADGVVEEGESNVNEAMVTGESKPVEKTPGDEVIGGTTNQSGSLRVRVTATGEETTLSGIMRLVDEAQQSKSRTQVLADRAAGWLFYAALGAAVVTAIAWGLAEGFGLSVVERVVTVLVIACPHALGLAVPLVVAINTSLAARNGMLVRDRIAMEEARNLDTIVFDKTGTLTKGEQGIVDIATTDGWNEDDVLTLMAAAEGDSEHMIATAIREEAHARGLSVPSTREFEALEGRGVRATVETDISVGTGESSAVQQGTTVYVGGPNLLRHLDIDPGDSLTAFADEAGSRGQGVVYLLRDDEAVGAVALADVIRDESREAIDALHEMGIEVAMLTGDSEDVARAVSEELGIDTYFAEVLPEDKDEKIVELQEQEQLVAMVGDGVNDAPALTRADVGIAIGSGTDVAVESADVVLVENDPRDVVSLVRLSRKSYRKMQENLVWAAGYNVFALPLAAGILAPIGILLSPAVGAVLMSASTVIVAVNAQLLRRADITA, from the coding sequence ATGTCCGACCATCACGGTCACCACGACGAACACGCGCCCCATCAGAAGCCGACCGACCGCGAGTGCCCGTGTTGTCGCGTCTGCGAGTGTTATCGAGATGAATCCGACGAGGAGGCGTCGTCTCACGAAGGCCACCACGGGGGCGGTGGGCACGACCACGGCGGGATAGTCGACCACTCCGGCCACGAGCAGATGTTCAAGCGGCGGTTCGTCGTCTGCTTCCTGCTCGCGTTGCCCGTCCTCTATTACAGTTCGATGCTGCAGGAGTGGTTCGGCTACACCGCCGTCCAGTTCGCCGGCAGCGCGTTCGTCGGCCCCGTGCTCGGCGTGATCATCTTCGCGTACGGCGGCGTCCCATTCCTCCGGATGGGTGCGGTCGAAGCCAGAAACCGCGAGCCCGGAATGATGCTGCTAATCTCGCTGGCGATCACCGTCGCCTTCGTCTACAGTCTCGCCGCAGTCGCCTTCGAGATCGGCGAACCGTTCTTCTGGGAGCTGGTCACGCTGGTCGTCATTTTCCTGCTGGGTCACTGGATCGAGATGCGGAGCGTCCGCCGGGCCTCGGGGGCGCTAGACGAACTCGCCGACCTGATGCCCGCCACTGCAGAGCGGATCGACGAATCCGGGGATACCGAGGAAGTCTCCGTCGACGATCTCTCCGAGGGCGATCTAGTACTCGTCCGACCCGGGGCAAACGTCCCGGCCGACGGCGTCGTCGAGGAGGGCGAATCGAACGTCAACGAGGCGATGGTCACCGGCGAATCGAAACCTGTCGAGAAGACGCCCGGTGACGAGGTGATCGGTGGCACGACCAATCAGAGTGGCAGCCTCCGCGTGCGCGTCACCGCGACCGGCGAGGAGACGACACTGTCGGGGATTATGCGGTTAGTCGACGAAGCCCAACAGAGCAAGTCGCGAACGCAGGTACTCGCCGACCGTGCCGCGGGCTGGCTCTTCTACGCGGCGCTCGGCGCCGCAGTGGTGACCGCGATCGCGTGGGGCCTCGCCGAGGGGTTCGGCCTGTCTGTGGTCGAACGGGTCGTCACCGTGCTGGTGATCGCGTGCCCGCATGCGCTCGGACTCGCAGTCCCGCTGGTCGTCGCGATCAACACCTCGCTGGCCGCCCGCAACGGGATGCTCGTCCGCGACCGGATCGCGATGGAGGAGGCCCGCAACCTCGACACCATCGTCTTCGACAAAACGGGAACCCTCACAAAAGGTGAACAGGGCATCGTCGACATCGCGACGACGGACGGCTGGAACGAGGACGACGTGCTCACGCTCATGGCCGCCGCGGAGGGCGATTCAGAACACATGATCGCCACGGCGATTCGAGAGGAGGCACACGCCCGTGGCTTGTCCGTCCCATCCACGCGAGAGTTCGAGGCCCTCGAGGGACGGGGTGTCCGTGCCACTGTCGAAACCGACATCTCAGTGGGTACTGGCGAGTCCAGCGCCGTCCAGCAGGGAACGACGGTCTACGTCGGCGGGCCGAATCTCTTGCGGCATCTCGATATCGATCCCGGCGACAGTCTGACCGCCTTCGCAGACGAGGCCGGTTCCCGGGGGCAGGGAGTCGTCTACCTGCTGCGTGACGACGAGGCTGTCGGTGCAGTCGCACTCGCGGACGTGATCCGCGACGAAAGCCGCGAGGCAATCGACGCCCTCCACGAGATGGGGATCGAAGTGGCGATGTTGACCGGCGACTCCGAAGATGTCGCTCGTGCCGTGTCCGAGGAACTCGGCATCGACACCTACTTCGCCGAAGTTCTCCCGGAGGACAAAGACGAGAAAATCGTCGAGTTACAGGAGCAGGAGCAACTGGTTGCGATGGTCGGTGACGGCGTGAACGACGCCCCCGCGCTGACGCGTGCGGATGTCGGCATCGCAATCGGGTCGGGAACCGACGTGGCTGTCGAGTCAGCGGACGTCGTCCTCGTCGAGAACGACCCCCGGGATGTCGTGAGTCTCGTCCGCCTCAGCCGGAAGAGCTACCGGAAGATGCAGGAGAATCTCGTGTGGGCCGCCGGCTACAACGTCTTCGCCCTCCCGCTCGCTGCTGGTATCCTCGCCCCGATCGGCATCTTGCTCTCGCCCGCAGTGGGGGCCGTCCTTATGTCGGCGAGTACGGTCATCGTCGCGGTCAACGCACAACTCCTGCGTCGGGCCGATATCACGGCGTAG
- a CDS encoding SHOCT domain-containing protein yields MSSNEQLLRVLLIIVAVVLLVPFLLMAIMMPAMGMWGWGHMGDVGMWGGAGWMWLLMWLIVLAVVLGLGYLLYRGIRRTDGRSEDVALEELRVAYARGELSDEEFETRRERLQRED; encoded by the coding sequence ATGTCTTCAAATGAGCAGCTCCTCCGAGTCCTCCTCATCATCGTCGCTGTCGTTCTCCTCGTGCCGTTCCTCTTGATGGCCATCATGATGCCCGCTATGGGGATGTGGGGATGGGGACACATGGGTGACGTGGGAATGTGGGGCGGGGCCGGATGGATGTGGCTCCTGATGTGGCTGATCGTCTTGGCCGTCGTTCTCGGACTCGGATACCTCCTGTACCGAGGGATTCGCCGAACGGACGGTCGAAGTGAGGATGTTGCGCTCGAAGAACTGCGGGTCGCCTACGCCCGAGGCGAACTTTCTGACGAGGAGTTCGAAACGCGGCGCGAGCGACTACAACGGGAGGACTGA
- a CDS encoding formate/nitrite transporter family protein has protein sequence MNQQLSEAGTADDESVAERGDESEHTPVSQENALRAQLEIGQEELSRPARGLTLSGLSAGLDIGFGPLFATALITAAAGVWSEPSLRVATGLVYSLGFVFVVLSGAELFTEHTTLAVLPVLNGDAAVSDLARLWGVVYCTNLLGGAVFAAGMVSFGTEYGLVAPTAVVRLAESLLSHSAPSTLFAAVLAGWLMGLLSWMVTSVKGSTARIILVVAITTIIGFGHLPHSIAGNVEVVAGLLVSPSITLSEYARFLLIATGGNVIGGTIFVSLLKYGYVTGGIEQ, from the coding sequence GTGAATCAACAGCTCAGTGAAGCGGGAACCGCCGACGATGAATCAGTAGCCGAGAGGGGTGACGAATCCGAACATACCCCCGTATCGCAGGAAAACGCGTTGCGGGCTCAGCTGGAGATCGGTCAAGAAGAGCTTTCACGGCCGGCGCGGGGACTTACCCTCTCCGGTCTCTCGGCCGGGCTCGATATCGGGTTTGGCCCCCTGTTCGCGACAGCACTCATAACTGCTGCCGCCGGAGTCTGGAGCGAGCCGTCCTTGCGGGTAGCTACTGGACTCGTCTATTCCCTCGGGTTCGTATTCGTCGTTCTCAGTGGCGCGGAACTGTTCACCGAACACACTACCCTCGCCGTCCTGCCGGTGTTGAACGGAGATGCGGCGGTCTCCGACCTCGCTCGACTGTGGGGCGTGGTCTACTGTACCAACCTCCTCGGCGGAGCCGTTTTCGCTGCCGGAATGGTCTCATTCGGCACGGAATACGGACTAGTGGCTCCGACAGCGGTCGTTCGTCTGGCCGAGTCGCTCCTCTCGCACTCTGCCCCATCGACACTCTTTGCTGCGGTCTTGGCCGGGTGGCTGATGGGATTGCTCTCGTGGATGGTCACGTCGGTGAAAGGCTCGACTGCCCGAATCATACTGGTCGTCGCCATTACGACTATCATTGGCTTTGGACACCTACCTCACTCGATCGCCGGTAACGTCGAAGTCGTCGCCGGCTTACTGGTGTCGCCCTCTATCACGCTCTCTGAGTACGCTCGTTTTCTACTGATCGCGACGGGCGGGAACGTTATCGGCGGCACCATCTTCGTTTCGTTGCTGAAATACGGCTACGTTACCGGTGGCATCGAGCAGTGA